Below is a window of Roseofilum reptotaenium CS-1145 DNA.
TACCCAATCACAAGCTGACCGGTTTGTCAAGTGGACAAGCACTGGAGCTTGGATTGGCATTGGGGTCATGATTGCAGTATGGGTGATAGTTCGGTTTATTGGCCCCGGTTTTGGCTGGTGGCAAGTGAACTAATCATTCGAGGGAAAA
It encodes the following:
- a CDS encoding DUF2839 domain-containing protein, whose product is MGEAKRRKAALGEQYGQEKTILPWLPITQSQADRFVKWTSTGAWIGIGVMIAVWVIVRFIGPGFGWWQVN